The stretch of DNA GGCGGCGGGGGAGAGGTGTTTGGTCGCCTACGAGCGGCGGCCGCGGGCCTTCCACGAGCTCATCACGCGAACGCCGCTGGGCTGGCGGGGCTTCGTCCGCCTGGCCTCGGGCGAGACCACGCTCGATCGGGCGATGGCACACCCGAGCGTGCGGCTCGGGCTGGGGCTGCTCGGGCGCTGAGGTGGTGCGGCGCGGCGAGGGAGAACCGAAGGCAGCGCGGGGAAACTGAAGGCGATCGGCATCCGATCCGCCCGCCAGCGCGCCGATCGCCTTCAGTTTCCTTCCGCTGCGCTATCCCGGCGCCTACCCCGGCGCCATCCCACGGCGAGCCGAGGACTCAGCGGTAGTTCTGGAACTGCACCGCGAAGTCGAAGTCCTCGCCGCGGACCAGCTGCTGCACCGCCTGCAGGTCGTCGCGCGACTTGGAGGAGACCCGCAGCTCGTCGCCCTGGATCTGCGCCTTAACCGACTTGGGGCCCTCGTCGCGGATCAGCTTGGCGATCTTCTTGGCGTTCTCGGTGGTGATGCCCTCCTTGAGGGTGATGTCGATCTTCGACTGCTGGCCGGACTGGCGCGGCTCGGAGGCGTCGAGCACCTTCAGCGACACGTCGCGCTTGACCAGCTTGCCCTTGAACACGTCGAGGACGGCGTTCGCGCGGTCATCGGCGGAGGCGGTGATCTCGATCGCGCTCTCACCCTTCCACTCGATACCGGCGTTGGTGCCCTTGAAGTCGAACCGCGTGGCCACCTCGCGGGCGGTCTGGCCGAGCGCGTTGTCCACCTCCTGACGGTCGAACTTGCTCACGATGTCGAACGACGAGTCCGCCATGGCTGCTCCGTTTTCTCTTGAGGGCGCTGACTGGGCTATTCTTCCGAACCGTTGCAGTTCCCGCCTAGTCGGGGCGCGACATGGCAGGTTGCCCGAGCGGCCAATGGGAGCGGACTGTAAATCCGTCGCGAAAGCTTCGAAGGTTCGAATCCTTCACCTGCCACGCTTCACACGGAAGGGCCCTCGACCTGCGGAAACGCTTGGTCGGGGGCCCTTCTGCGTTGTCCGGGTGGATCCGGCTGTGGATGGCTCTCCACGGGCATCTGTGCCCTCTACGTGCCCGCGTTTCGGTTTCGGGGTTCGCGCGGAGACGGCCTGAGGGCTTGGTCGATGCGCTCCACAGCTGCGCCCTCGCGGACCTCGCCGTTCCAGATCTGCACGTCGTACGAGAGATCCGCGGACGTCATCCGACATCCTCGTGCGCCTCAAGCCGGCGGTCCAGATCGGCGCGCTGGATCCGGATGCCGCCGTTCGGCAGCTTGATGCAGCACGGCGCCGTCTTCGCGCCGCGGTAGTCGTAGAACGTCGATCGTGCGACGCCCAGCTCGTCGCACGCGTCGCACTCTCAGTCGGGAGCTGCACGGTGGCCGCGTCCGAGGAGGTCGATGCCGGGGGAGTGAACGGTGCCGGTGGCCTACCGACACCGCCCAGTCATTGATTCTCCCTATAGATGGAAGGTGTCTTTCATTTATAGGTAGCGATGGGCCGGCTCTCATGCCGATCTTCAGGTCGCAGCACCAAGCGGAGCTGCTGACCTGGCTGCTTCTGCATCCTGATCGGGAGTATGGCGTCGCCGAGCTCGCCCGGCGACTCGGGGTGCCGCTGTCGACGCTTCACCGCGAGATCGTCCGGCTCGATGAAGCGGGGCTCCTGACGAGCCGCATGCAGGGGCGCAATCGCCTCGTGCGCGCCGGCATCGATCACCCTGCGGCCCCGGCGCTCGCGCGGCTGCTGCAGCTGTCGTTCGGACCACGCGCGGTGATCGAGGAAGAGTTCGACATTCCTGGTGCGGAACAGGTCGTCATCTTCGGCTCCTGGGCGGCCAGGTACGCCGGCGAATCGGGCCCACCCCCGCACAACATCGACGTCATGGTCGTGGGCACGGTTGATCGCGCTGATGTCTACGACGCGGCCGATCGTGCGCACGAGCGCCTGGGCATCGAGGTCAACCCGGTCGTTCGAAGCTCGGAATCCTGGCGCGAGGCCAGCGATGCCCTGGTCGCTCAGATCAAGGCAAGCGCGCACACGACCGTAAGCTCAGCTGAGGCGGCGGTGGGTGCCTGATGGCGCGGTGGAAGCGCGGCGAAGCCGAAGTCGGGGAGCTGATCGCAACCGGCCAGCTCCAGAAGCTGACCGGCGAGGCGGTGCCGGAGGCCCTCCGGCACCGGCGGCGACAGCGGCACCGCCGGTGACAACCGATTCCGGCTTACGATGTGCATGTGACCCGCCTCGACCGCATCACCTCGAACCCGGACATCTGCCACGGCCAGCCCGTGGTTCGCGGTCTGCGCTACCCGGTGTCGATGCTGCTCGAACTTCTCTCGTCCGGGATGACCTTCGAGGAGATCCTCGACGACTACGAGGACCTGGAGCGAGACGACCTCCTGGCTGCCCTTGAGTTCGGCGCCATGACGACTCGCGGTCACATCCAGCCTCTCGGCGCAGCGTGAGGTTCCTGGTCGACGCCCAGCTCCCGCGTCGACTCGTTCGGGAGCTGAACGCGATGGGGCACGACGCGATCCATACCCTCGATCTGCCGAAGCGGAACGCGACGCCCGACGGCGACATTGCGGATCTGGCGGACCGTGAGGGCCGCCTCGTGGTGACCAAGGACGTCGACTTCCTGAACAGCCACCTGGTTGGCGGCACTCCGCGACGGCTCCTGCGGGTCCTGACCGGTAACATAAGCAACTCGGAGTTGCTGACGCTGTTCCGAGCGAACATCGCCGCCATCGAGGAACGCTTCGTCGATTCCGATCTGATCGAGCTCTCGGCCGACACCCTCGTCAGTCACCCACGGCGTCCGTGAACATCTTCGTTCCGCGGCACGACCTCGGCACGGCCTGAGCCGCTCAAACTCCGTACGCTCAGAACGTGTCGCTGCTCGACCGCATCTTGACCGACCCGGAGGTCGTCCACGGCCGCCCCGCGGTTCGCGGCACCCGGATGCGCGTCAGCGACGTCCTCTCGCTCCTCGCTTCGGGCGCCGACGAGGCCGAGATCCTTGCGGACTACCCCTACATCACGGCCGAGGACATCAAGGCGTGCGTTGCGTACGCCGCCGCGCCGCCGACCACCCTGTTGTGATCGCATCCTGAGCGAGGCGGTTCCTGGTCGACGCCCAACTGCCACGCGCTGACTCAACCGGTGCTACCTCCCCTCCGCTCATGCCAGTCCGCCGTCGGCCTTCTCTTGCTTCATCCGATCCTTCGGCCCTCTCGCGCCAACTCCTCCAAAAACGTCACACGCATGGCAGATCGGGGGATACGTCGTTCCGAGTGGCTCGCGTGCTGCACCTGAGAGGGCTGAGCAACGCACGCGTCACATGCAAGACCTGGGGCAGGCCGCTGCCGCCGAAGACGGGCAAGGGCAGGAACCGCGTGTACTGCGGCGATGCCTGCCGCAATGTCGCGTACCTCGAACGTCGGGGCGAGTCGCGGCCGCCCGCGCCGGCCGTCACGCCAGCGACGCTGGAGCTAGGAGTACGCCTATGAGGTCGAGCACGTCGAGCGGCTCCGCCCGCGCGACTGCGCCGAGATCGATCGCTGGATTGAGATGGGCCAGAGGTTCGACGAGATCATCGATTCGCCCGTGATCCTCGCGCGCTTCATGGACGAGCTGCTGTGCCGCATC from Nocardioides sp. BP30 encodes:
- a CDS encoding YajQ family cyclic di-GMP-binding protein codes for the protein MADSSFDIVSKFDRQEVDNALGQTAREVATRFDFKGTNAGIEWKGESAIEITASADDRANAVLDVFKGKLVKRDVSLKVLDASEPRQSGQQSKIDITLKEGITTENAKKIAKLIRDEGPKSVKAQIQGDELRVSSKSRDDLQAVQQLVRGEDFDFAVQFQNYR
- a CDS encoding helix-turn-helix transcriptional regulator, whose product is MGVARSTFYDYRGAKTAPCCIKLPNGGIRIQRADLDRRLEAHEDVG
- a CDS encoding winged helix-turn-helix domain-containing protein, producing the protein MPIFRSQHQAELLTWLLLHPDREYGVAELARRLGVPLSTLHREIVRLDEAGLLTSRMQGRNRLVRAGIDHPAAPALARLLQLSFGPRAVIEEEFDIPGAEQVVIFGSWAARYAGESGPPPHNIDVMVVGTVDRADVYDAADRAHERLGIEVNPVVRSSESWREASDALVAQIKASAHTTVSSAEAAVGA
- a CDS encoding DUF433 domain-containing protein: MTRLDRITSNPDICHGQPVVRGLRYPVSMLLELLSSGMTFEEILDDYEDLERDDLLAALEFGAMTTRGHIQPLGAA
- a CDS encoding DUF5615 family PIN-like protein; this encodes MGHDAIHTLDLPKRNATPDGDIADLADREGRLVVTKDVDFLNSHLVGGTPRRLLRVLTGNISNSELLTLFRANIAAIEERFVDSDLIELSADTLVSHPRRP
- a CDS encoding DUF433 domain-containing protein — translated: MSLLDRILTDPEVVHGRPAVRGTRMRVSDVLSLLASGADEAEILADYPYITAEDIKACVAYAAAPPTTLL